One Nicotiana tomentosiformis chromosome 1, ASM39032v3, whole genome shotgun sequence genomic window, TACCTCAGTGCTATAAAGTTTTTCaacattctctctctctctctcctttttttttgtggggggggggTTGGTGACATTTCTCAACATTCCTATAGTTCCATACGTTTCACATTAAAGGTAGAAAGTTTTTCATAGATAAGTGTGTGTATGCCACAATAATCAGAATCATTCTCTCCGAATGAAACTAAAATATGTTAAATTAGGAAAACCAACAAAAAAGTAAAATAGAAAACATTTAGACATACCACTGCAGTAGGCATAGAGTGATTGCATAAAGCATGCCTGATCTTTAGAGGGACTGGCCTCAAAAATATAGGAGAGCTTTTTAGAGACCCACACTCTCTTCATTTCTGCAAAACTAGGAGATCCACCCTATAAAACACCATATTACTGGTATGAACCATTATGAAAAGTGCAAGATAAATGAATAGCTTTCATTTTATTTTGGTAATGATGATGACGAGTTGAGCTAAATGAAAGGAATGAGGATTCATATCGCCGACCCCAACTTGCTTGGGACTGAGGCGTAATTGTTGTTGCAAGATAAATGAATAGATCAAAACTATgcttaaattgaaggaaaaaacaGGCATATTAGTACCTTGGCAAACTCCTTTATAAGCTCATCAATGTCTAATTTGAACGGTTTGAGGTCCATATTGTTAAAGTTGACTTCTCTTTATGGCCTACAAGTAGAACATTTCTTGATTAAGCTAGTGCAAAGAACATATGCAACTATAAATTCAATATCACTACAGTTAGAAGAGAAGACGTACTGAATTCATGGCTTATATTCACTGTAGAATTTTCTAAATTGAAAATTCTTTTATCAAAGGCTACATTTGAAGCCTTTAGATCAGAGATCTCTTTTTTGAGATTATCAATCTCATTACTAAGATCTTGAACAGTAGTTGGCCTATCAATGGCCTgggatttttcttttaaaatccgTTTAACATCAGACATGGTATATGGCCCTTTTTGAGAATGAATTTCTTCTATCTCTGGACTTGTGAGTAACTAGTCCATTTTGTCAATAATTTGGGACCTCAGTCCTGGGTCTTTAATAATCCTGAGAAAATCTAATAAATTATCATTGGTTAGGACATTAATATCTAAGTCCTTGAATTGtgaatatatattataaaattcatcatccgTGTTGTTATTACAACACTGATTTTTCTTGCAGGGTCCACAATCATCTTCTGAGGAAAACGTCCTGTAAGACCCTTAAATCTTCATCAGTTGATGAATCTTCCCTATCACTATTTTCTGGACTGGAATTTTTTGgagaagaatttaataaaattttatataaagaATTCTTAATATTATCATCTATATCAAGGTTCTTAATCTTATCCTTGACTTTACAATCTCTAGCATAATGACCTATCCTACCACATTTGTAGCAAACATTAGGCTTATTAGATTTTATAAAATCCtttctatttttataaaaaatttagCTTAGTGGTAAGGGTGTTCAAATTCCTAGAAGTATTGCAGGTTCAATACTTGCTAGATTtaattattcgaaatgagattatttatttaattcagagtcgccacttgggataattattatggtgtcccaagtctcCGGTTcatttttaaatcccaaatcgagaaattTGACTCTGTTCAtagtccgcgaacacagaagaccgggtaaggaattctgttaatccggAGAAGGTGTGAGACACTCTCGAAttctgtgattttagcacggtcgcataacaattaatacttagcctaattatctgatttataaCATGTTTAAAACCTTTTATGCGCATGTTATCTTTTAGCGCTTCTAATCGAATTTTTAACCGTTTTTAGTATGTATGGAGTTATTTCTTGaacaagttacgatgtcgtacacttgtcgttctAGTACACATTACAagtcgcgccacgtgaaacgcacccgcgatttacaacatgcttattattattatttttgaagttatggccaagtcgcgtgaaacgcgcaatCGAATTGGgttttacgtatcgtgaccatgccacgggaactgtacccatagtcacgatgatttatttattaatcgcgcctaaagcaaactacgaatATTCAAGAATTAATTACTTTTCTAAATTCAAGATCGTGTGTTAAAGTTGAGAGCTACAGAGTCATGTATTGGGTTGGAGTAAGTGTTGGCAGCTCAAAATTCACCAACTATTAGCCTAAACTCATACCCAGTTAAACCAAAGGAGAATTTGAAAACATAAAATTACCAACTGACTTTGTACATCTACCACAAGCATGGGTAACACTATTATAGGCTTGATTTCAACAAATTCAAAACTAAAGGTTTAGCTTAATTGAAGCCAATCATTATACGAATAGACACACTCTGCTTCCCTTAGATTTCGAATCTGTTCGAGCACTAAACAAACTCATGACTTGATATTGACGTTTTCACTTTCCACTTAAACTGAGGATTTCAGTTTCGGAACCTATTTCAAATGAACGAACACATCCAGATTTCAAAACACGAGAGCAATAATCCTATAGTATCACAAATGAAGCTCTAACAGTGATTATCAACAAATGACTTCTGTACACAGATTTATTCTAACTCTATGCATCAAAATAGTTCAACATTAATTCAAACTTGCAAATAACAGTGATGAACTTTTCCAGGGGAATAAGGGAACAATTATTGTGAATTTCAATACGATATAGCATCTAATCAACAATTGCAGCATGTTGGATAAGTTCATACCTGAGCCACAAATAAAAATCGAAAGCCAAAACAAAGGCTGAAAAAAAACAGATGTAATGTTGGAACTCAGCTACTGGACAACAGCGTAATCAGCGGCGAGATCAGCTCCCAATCCCAGCTTCCACAGCTTTATAACCCAGAAGAAAAAGGATTTGAACCTTAAATTTCCAGCAGCTGATTCGTCTCCAAATCCTTTCCCAAATCcctatttttatcagtttttcagagattttttatttatttatttccaaATCTGCTTTTGGAACTTTTAAATTGCAGAATCCCTCCGCCGCTATCTCGTGTGTGCGCTTTTTGAGAATTTCGGATGGTGGGTTGCGTGTGTATCCAGATAATTAGTGAGGTGAGAAACGCGTCGTTTGAGCCTTTGAGGGATCGGTGGGTGTAGTGCGGACCAAAGTGGGGTTATTTTGGACTGAAGCGATCATAATAGGTGGAAAGAAAGATTGGGCACCACAATATGTATAGCACCGTGAGCACCATAATATGTATAGCACAGTTATTCATTGCGCTACACCTTAATggcacgtttgtccgttaaggtatagcgtaATAAATAATCGCGCTTTATTTAAACTTAAATGGGAGGGAAGGTATAGCGCTCATATCTATCGTGTTATAGTATAGCGCGGTATACATGCACGTTATACCAAGATAAAAAAGCGTGCCCTTCTCCTTCCCCACAAACGCGAACCACAACCCCCTATAttttatccccccccccccccccatttttaaagaaaaaaatctCGGTTGGAGCCCACCGGTCCCACAAAAGTATAGATTCTCGGTCCCACATTATATCTAAGGCGTTATCGCATAGTTGGTTGCTCGTTTCGcctccaaatcaccaaatcttcaactttccaaaaaattaaaatcgaggtattccgacctattttttgttaaaactcatgtatacAAACTACCAAATAGTTATTTTTTATTGTGTTCTATATcatttcgtgattgttttgtgatttaatttatttatttatttatctggattatattattagtgtgctaaaaaaattaataaaatagaaaaattgttattagttgttataaaaaatgttaattagttattttttactgtggtatatgtatttttgtgattgttttgtgattaaatcaatttgttattttttatccggattagattatttatgttttatacgattagtaaaatagataaattgttattttaggaataattaatcttatttagatattattgttgtacatatattaatatgtgactttaaTGTTGTTTAGTTCCATGTATTATTATGTTGTGCCCGTAATTTTAATGTAGTACCAttatttgtaatgtagtgcccttttagtgtagtaaaatgtagtgctctttagcgtagtatctttgtagttattgatttaattatctgttaaactaaaaaatatctgaaaaaatatgatagttcaaacacaaactctctcgaattctagtcaacaaacgtaaaaacaaataacattaaaaaacaacaatatttgttaaactaagtattgttatatgaatatGTAATAATGAAATCatgtataattattaaaattaattatttaattttattatagtcaaaaatagatgagtaacaaacaaacatataaaataagaaataaatatataaaataagaaactaacatattaaataataaacaaatatataaaatagtaaactaacatataaataataaactaacatataaaataataaactaacatataaaatgataaaacaacatataaaatataaaattataatataaaaaatgtATCAACTaacaatatattaaaaatatcaaataaattttaatattaaagatattgcaatatatttaaagatgttaaggaattaaaaagaaaaatactttaattaatattgttcaatttacaatcatcgtcatggaggttccgcctgtgcatcccggacctgcatcgctagagctactgttgctacaggcCGAGCATAGGTCTTCATACATATGGGATGGGCAGTGTTTGTCCCAGACATTCCGCGCCAGACgtatagacgatatgtgggacttCATTAGGACCTACCCCACTTCATCCCCGTATAGTTAGACGCCTTTAGGATATGGGTTTTTACAAGATCATAGAGGTCGGTCGGTTGTAGTTCGACTGGGCGTTGATCACGGCTATGATAGAGTGGTGGCGACCAGAGACGCACACGTTTCATCTACCCATCGGCGAGGCTACCATCACGCTTGAGGACGTGGAGGTTCTTTTTGGTCTGTCGGTTGATGGACTACATGTAGCTTACTCACATGCTCTTAGAGAATATACGGGATTGCATTACCTGCAGATGTTGCAGCGATTCACCAACTTCCAGCCAGCGGAGGAGACTGCATTGAGTGGGGCCAGTCATTTGAAGTTGACTCCTGTCCGACAACATCTGGAGGCGATGGATGTGGACATTGCGGATGATTCACCGGTGGAGGTTATCGACCGGTACACGAGATTGTTGATGTTGCTGATGTTTGGTAGTGTATTGTTTTCAaacacttcgggaaacctagtcagcttgagatttcttcattatcttgagcggctagatgatttacctagTTACAGCTGGGGTGCAGTTATTCTAGGTTACCTGTATAGGCAGATGTGTCGGGCAAGCATGGGCACCTAGAGAGACGTTGCCGGATTTTTGCCGCTGCTGCaagtgaaaacatagtcaattcttttcataattattacatacatattaaaataataacttaaattTTACGTTCACAATGTATATTAGGTTTGGAcatgggagcggttcctgcagttcttgccacctctaccacccatcGCTCCGGATGCACTACCTCTACCGTTTCTCTctttagctaggaggtgggttgataggcgaggctACAGACGCGAGGTTgaggctcgacatcatctcccctattacagggatttgttggatttgcttgaAGGCGCGTAGGTATatgtatacttaagtttacttaGACTGGCTTTATATGTGTTGCGTTTACTCACGAGCGAGTCCTTCGCCAGTTTTGTTGAGCATCATGCCATCGGGCGAGTCCTTTGCCAGTTTGGTCGATCGCAGCTTGTACCTATCATGCCCGCTTGGCTTAggacacattaccagcgggatgatcaTAACATGGTCGACCAGACATACGTGGACTGGCTAGAGGCCCAGATTGAGGTTTGGGACCAGAGATATGACCTGATTCCTCCACCCCATACACATGAGCGTACGGATGGCGAGCATGAGTATATGGGATGGTATCGCAACGTTATCCGACTTCATGTCGGGAATCTCGTTCATCGCGCTAGTGGTCGGTACATTCCATACGTTgggaggcatgaggcactggtatgttatttgttatacttacttataacgttaaaTTATCATTCCGTAATTAATATTTGACATGTTATGCAGACTATTGGATTACATCAGTTCTACCAGCTAGGACTGCACATGCTGCAGCATACCGACAGGGGAGCGGCAgctttgcacgagtatggccgTCAAGTTACAGATCTGGCTGCCCAGACATTGAAGCGTGCCCGAGATGATGAGCGATTAGGATACGAGGCTGCTTATGTGCCGCTAGAGGACTACCATCGTGGGCCACCAGTAAAGCCTGAACGTGGTAGACGTGGTAGGCATAGTCAGAGAGGAAGGGGTCCTACGAGGTCGTGGTGGTAGGCGAGGACGGGGTCCCCCGCAAGTGAGCGTTGAGGCACCCGTGGAGGATATTAGAGATGATCAGCCAGGTGACCACCCTGAGCCACAAGATGCTCCTCATGATATGTCGTCATTCAGCCTACAGCTATCGCCATGGACTTCGCAGCTGACCCCgtcagctccattgttgatcgcgAGCATGGCCATTACGCAGCAggagtgggatcagtattttcctgatcGACCAGGGCCATCGACGGCTGCTGAGGATCGTCCGATACGAGAGGTGCATAGTAGGCgacgactgagttatggctcatcatcgagggcTGTTGAGGAGTGTGTCGCTACTCAGGCGCaagtttgtttgtattactattatttctatttgtttttatctcattaATTAGGCATTAATATCTAAAgcgtttttatttattttttaaatacatCATCATCGCCCCTCACAGAGGCCACTTTGTGCGATACTGACATGCCGGACACGACTGATTTTATTTAGGAGCCCGCCGAGACCATGGTATGACCATTAAATATTTTTTAGCTAACACGTACGTTAGTaatttatatttcatatactaaaatatcttattattattatgtaggttactgctggaccgACGGTCGCTTCTACCGAGTCTGCCAACCTTACCAACGATCATGCTGTaacgcatcctccgataaagaggcgacgtgatgaggatgatcttGATAGCGTAGCCGGGCGAGATGAGATGCGCCTTAGGCCAGCCAATACTTTAAAGCATACAAGATGTGGGAGACATTGACATTTAtcattatatgtatatatgacattaaatatataatagcaacattatttttgttttacataatttgcgcatgtgtttttatttctcgtgttatttattagtttaatactatatcacaacaacaaaaaaaagacaacttaacataatttaaattcggtACAATTAATGATAACTAGCTTTAGAGTATGTGCGTTGCATATGTTAATAAACTAAAAAATACATACAAAAAGAATAAATTATGTAAAATTAAAATGGGCATTAAAATTGAGGTGATACTCATTTAAATGACAACAATAATGTTGTTATATTGACTCGtttattgaatttaaaataattaaatatctttcaaacttGCAACAATGaacaattaaattaaattaattaaattaataattatagcTATTTTCTTTATgagaatattgtgttgatgttaaTAATTATAGCTATTTTATTTTAAGATTTGAGAATGAATAGATTGGTCctataattgttttaaaaaaagcGGACAGTGACAATATaacgtctatatatatatatatatatatatatatatatatatatatatatatatatatatatatatagagagagagagagagagagagagagagagagagagagagagagagagagaggggagaattgtcacgacccaaaatctcaccacaagcgtcgtgatggcacctagtctctaagactaggtaagccgattacaattaccttttgaagccattttttttataaaaaaaacaacaacgaaaataattacaatatacaacctcccaagactggtagtactgagtcacgaactctaactgaatatatggaataATCATGAagaccgaatatataatactgtttgattacaaattaacagtacaatgaaatgaaaagactccgagggactgcgacggccaagcaactctaccttgaatctttacgatcgcgcttaactctgctcaagtctgataccTCTAAtgcctggctctgcataaaaatgtgcagacgtgtagagtgagcacaccacaacggtgcccagtaagtatcaagactaacctcaattgTGTAGAGACGAGgtaaagtcaagacactcactagtctaataatatgtgcaatataatatacaaaatactaggaaacaataacaataagggcaggataaaacaaccagtgatatacacaacggataacaagaataccattaatatcccTCAAcaataataaacacaattacatcCAATTAAattaagtccttcaaataaatgtctttcacatataattccttcatataattctttttgaataaaaatccttccaaataaatattttgaatataattctttcaattaaaaagtcaccatgtgacacctcatttcataatcataaaaatacgggtctcagcccattttcatatttttcgtaaatacgggtctcagcccattttcatatttccacggcacctcgtgccccataattaaatcatcatattttcccgacacctcgtgccctcaattcatatctcaactgcacgaataactcacatgccaaatatcctcaatgtatataagatccacatgatcaatctaTTTCtactaaagtgagtttagaatttttaaatcaagtaagaaatcaacaaagaattgaatttatttttaaaattaatttcggTGAAGAAAGTGACATTTCACTTAAATAAAGCATAAGATAAACTACgggtttggttgtaaaactatttaatttaaaataaaataataatttctttttatttaaatcaactcaatcatcgaaaatcagtaagaaaacccAAAAATATACTTTTTCAGAGGcacgtgctaaaaagccaaagccaacacaatataacTAGGAACACAAAACACatgataataaagtcaactagtacatcacggaagaaaataagaatttagatattcaatgaaacaaaatcaccaagacaggaacataaataaagaaatatcaacagggtactcccgaggtaccgcctcgtagtcccaaatcataaataaattcacaatatctcattttattatatcaccgcgggagccttcacatttaatttttaaagaaattatttttccccaaaatggcatcccgcgttttagccatccttatcacaccgcatggcttctagtagttctcctactagccacgcgtttcaagccacccttatctcaccgcatgcgtttcaacgccctgaccttatatcaccgcatgacttctagtagttcccctactagccatgcgtttcaAACCacacttatctcaccgcatgcgtatcaatatcacaatatttcacaaatcgcacctcaattgaccaaatatcacaacataataatatttgcacatcaagtgcccaaatcttacaacatatcacaaattgtacatcaagtgctcaaatattacaacatatcacaaattgcacaccaagtgctcaaatattataacatatcacaaattgcacatcaagtgctcaaatcttacaacatatcacaaattgcacatcaagtgctcaaatattacaacatatcacaaattgcacatcaagtgctcaattattacaacatatcataaattgcacatcaagtgctcaaatattacaacttgccatagaaatcaacaacacattatttttccacaataaggagccatgactcgatcataatgtgcacaacatcttaacaaaatgtttgggagtgaataactcaaccgaataatatttcacaatttggcactttgcctcaatatgattcacgacctttataattcaataccaaattttccaCAATgcgaactgaaaagtaattcatcttattaactaaatttttcattttaattatttgtacgtaaaatcaataatgaaagtgtttttcattaaaaaaaaaaattgcaactcaaacaaacacagagttcgcataaaagtcaagtgacaatcacaccaatttatcttataaaaacaacctcggcaaacaaagaataaggcatgacaaataagggatttaataagttacaacaattttccaacttaatatttaagggcgtctacgaatttcaaccgatataatttgcacatataaaccgagtacgcactcgtcacctcgcgtacatggttttcaattacacaattttcacataagactcaatgcctaagggataattccctcACTCgtggttaggcaagatacttacctttttgaagttatgccaatattccataatcgccttcttgcttgaatttgacctccaaatacctcgaatctagccacaaataatttgattcagtcaataaaattttattgaaattaattccataagaaaatactaattttccaacaaaaaatctgaaattagctcaaaaatcgacCGTGGGGtctacatctcggaacccgacaaaaattacaaaattccaaagcccattcaactacgagtctaaccataccaattttaccaaaactcgacctcaactcgacctccaaatcttcaaatcttattttcaaatccctaagttcaaacccccgatttacacctcaaaaacatgtaatctagtcagattagttgatgataattcaatattatggagtaaaaatgatcacaagtgacttacctcaagtttcccttgaattctctctcaaaatcgccccaaaaaccgtgcttgaaggcccaaaaatggcaaaactcggaacccctttgtttttaacattctgtctaggattttcgcacccgcggtgatttcttcgcacctgcagtctTCGCATCCTCGGTGATTTCTTCACATCtacggtcttcgcacccgcgatgatatcttcgcgcctgcggtcttcgcacccacgATGattgttttcgcacctgcggtcttcgcacccgcgatgattgttttcgcacctgcggttttcgcacccgcgatgatttttTCGCACCCACGATGCCTGGACAGCCCAtgcatttttgcatctgcgaatcattcctcgcatccgcgagctcgcacttgcggccctttttcgcgcaggtgcgatcacaccagcagcctAGCTGCTTTAGCTCCTCCTCTaaatccaaatttgatccgttaaccatccgaaactcacccgaggcccttgggatcccgtctgaacataccaacaagtttcataacataacacggacttactcgaggcctcaaatcatatcaaacaacctcaaaacgatgaatcacacctcaaatcaaaatctatgaactttgaactttcaaattctatatcttgtgccgaaacatatcaaatcaatccgggatgacttcaaattttgcacacaagtcataaatgacgtaatgaaactattcaaatttctagaataagacttcgaccccgatatcaaaaagtcaaccccacggtcaaactttccaaaattcaattttcgccatttcaagattACTTccgttacggacctccaaataatatttcggacatgctcctaagtctaaaatcaccatacggagctattgacatcatcaaaattccattccggagtcgtcttcacagagttccaactacggtaaaaatcctaagacttaagcttccgttttggggaccaagtgtcccaaatcactccaaatcatccggtaGCTGAATTCAACtacgcacacaagtcaatactcATAATAAGaagttgctcagggccttatgcctccagacgaggcttaaattcttaaaatgacaagtcgagtcgttacattctccatctcttaaacaaacgttcgtcctcgaacgtgctaataattattctgaggttacctaattgatgattttttttttacttttacacatatactcacggttggtcCCATGTTACTGCATTGGAGGTAAGTCCGGCaaacaccatctcatttgagattatttcttttatccatatttgtgaacCTTAAGACCATGTtttttacactccaaacattttctgAAAGTCTGATTtttcatcaacgcacggtattagtctcaactgattgtagcaactcgtgcctacgcacacatcaactttcttgatagtgttgaagtacttcaattttttttcctggggtgttacattcttcctcgcttaggatcattcgtcctcaaacagataacataatttatctcttctttcacacatatcaatctcccaaatttttttctaactcccaaatttttcagaaaatttcggcagagtctcccatataaatgggcctatccacctgccagagtaacaccaaaacgactcctaacaacacatccacaaggtatatatcaataacacagaTCTCAGTattacaagcattgcattatcattatgatatcaggacatgaagtacatcatatgtatgcttatCATCACATCTCAGGttttaaaagttgttcataattaattccagcatcatcaattaatctcatattaaccggtacctcgtttcaaatttttatttttcacaacactgataagtaaatgtgaggcatgaagacctcataactatttgtccgatttaacgagtcacatttaacgccacctgagcACTCATcttataggttaaaactcaatatttacagcacgaaaatggctgaatatgcacagaaaatatataagaattatcagataagcctaacaggcatgactccctattaatattattgtacaaattaaattttaca contains:
- the LOC138905648 gene encoding uncharacterized protein encodes the protein MDLKPFKLDIDELIKEFAKGGSPSFAEMKRVWVSKKLSYIFEASPSKDQACFMQSLYAYCSGYMVSNYSLLSRLGGLYSLYCLYETQPFKLPFKIYISLGYVNGIGPLLGVHRCCFD